The nucleotide window AATATCGTCTCGGTGAAGAAGGAGCGCTAGGAAATCTGGGAATCGCTTACAGCGCCCTCGGCAAATATGACAAAGCGATTGAGTTCTATCTGCAAAGCTTAGAAATCGCGCGGGAAATCAAAAGCCGTCACGGTGAGGGACAGTCGCTGGGAAGTCTGGGAAACGCTTACTATTACCTTGGCAAATATGACAAAGCGATTGAGTTCCATCTGCAAAGCTTAGCGATTACGCGGGAAATCAAAGACCGTCGTGGTGAGGGACAGTCGCTAGGAAGTCTGGGAATCGCTTACAGCGCCCTCGGCAAATATGACAAAGCGATCGAGTTCCAACTGCAAAGCTTAGTGATCGCGCGGGAAATCAAAGACCGTAGCGGTGAAATGTATGGGTTGAATAATTTAGCCTCTGCTTATGAAAAACTGAATCGAAATCGAGAAGCAATGATTTCTTATCAGCAAGCCTTGACCATTGCTAGGGAAATTAGCGATAGAAGGCTCGAAGGTTTAGCTCTTGCCAATCTAGGAGATGTATTATCCAGAGCAAAACGCCCCGAACTAGCGATTCTCTTTTACAAACAATCAATCAACGTCCGCGAAGCGATCCGCAAAGACATCAGCAAACTCGATAAAGATATCCAAAAATCCTATTTAGCCACAGTCGAAAATACCTATCGCAATCTCGCCGATCTCCTTCTCAAACAAGACCGCATCCTTGAAGCCCAACAAGTCCTCGACCTACTCAAAGTCGAAGAACTCAACGAATATCTAAAAAACGTGCGCGGCAACGAGCAAACCGCTCAAGGCGTTGACTTGCAAAGCCCAGAACAAAACATTATCGCTCTCGGTAACGAACTCACAGCACTGCAACAACTCGCTGAACTCACCCCAGCCCAAAAGCAAAGACTCTCTGAACTTACCAACCAAGAAATTAACCGCAACGAACAATTTAATGCTTTCTTAAATACTCCTCTCATTCAAAAACAACTTGAAGAACTGCGGCGCATTGAGAAAGCGGAAAACGTGGATATTGAGAAATTTAATCGACTCCGCTCCAACCTTCGCAAAGTCAAAAACGCTGTCATTCTCTATCCCCTGATCCTCGAAGACCGCCTCGAACTGATCATCATCACCGCCAACACCCCACCAATCCGCAAAACTACTAAGATCAAACGCGAACAACTTAACACCGCGATCGCAGGATTTTTGTCTAACCTACGCGATCCCTCCTCCCCTAACGTTGAGAAAGATGCACAACAACTCTATGAATGGATCATCAAACCTTTTGAGACCGAACTACAACAGGCAAATATTCAAACGATCATCTATGCCCCCGATGGACAGTTGCGCTACATTCCTCTCGCAGCCCTCCATGACGGCAAACAATGGCTAGTCGAAAAATATCGCATCAACAATATCACCGCCAGTTCCTTAACCGACTTTACTCCTAGAGACTACAGCGAGCTTCCATCGGTGCTTGCCGCCGCCGCCACCAATAGCCACAATATCAAACTCGGCGATCGCTCCATTCCCTTTGGCGCATTACCCGCCACCAAAACCGAAGTTGAAGCGATCGCCACCCTGCTCCCCAAAACCACCACTCTGATTGACCAGCAATTCAGTAAAAATGTGACTTTACAAGAGATGAAAAGGAATACAATCATCCATCTTGCTACTCATGGTTACTTTGCTGTTGGTCGCGCTGAAGACTCCTTTATCATCTTTGGTGATGGTGACAAAGCCACGCTTACGGACATTGCGAATTGGTCATTAACTAACGTTAGCTTGGTAGTTCTGAGTGCCTGTGAAACTGCGATCGGCGGAAAGTTAGGCAGTGGTGTAGAGATTTTGGGATTGGGTTATCGGATACAGGA belongs to Pseudanabaena sp. BC1403 and includes:
- a CDS encoding tetratricopeptide repeat protein; its protein translation is MNLRSRYGLSLSAISLVVCPLWMSVVTFPEVVFGAEVQELRSDFGLVAQATGDRKEEADRLFKQGNQQYQISQFEAALQSYQQALNIYREIKDRRGEGAALGTLGEAYRVLGKYDKAIELHLQSLEIAREIKDRFDEVQSLGNLGIVYISLGKYDKAIKSQLQRLEIAREIKDRIGEGAALGNLGIAYKNLGKYDKAINYQLQRLVISREIKDRLGEGAALGNLGNAYYYLGKYDEAINYHLQLLAIAREIKYRLGEEGALGNLGIAYSALGKYDKAIEFYLQSLEIAREIKSRHGEGQSLGSLGNAYYYLGKYDKAIEFHLQSLAITREIKDRRGEGQSLGSLGIAYSALGKYDKAIEFQLQSLVIAREIKDRSGEMYGLNNLASAYEKLNRNREAMISYQQALTIAREISDRRLEGLALANLGDVLSRAKRPELAILFYKQSINVREAIRKDISKLDKDIQKSYLATVENTYRNLADLLLKQDRILEAQQVLDLLKVEELNEYLKNVRGNEQTAQGVDLQSPEQNIIALGNELTALQQLAELTPAQKQRLSELTNQEINRNEQFNAFLNTPLIQKQLEELRRIEKAENVDIEKFNRLRSNLRKVKNAVILYPLILEDRLELIIITANTPPIRKTTKIKREQLNTAIAGFLSNLRDPSSPNVEKDAQQLYEWIIKPFETELQQANIQTIIYAPDGQLRYIPLAALHDGKQWLVEKYRINNITASSLTDFTPRDYSELPSVLAAAATNSHNIKLGDRSIPFGALPATKTEVEAIATLLPKTTTLIDQQFSKNVTLQEMKRNTIIHLATHGYFAVGRAEDSFIIFGDGDKATLTDIANWSLTNVSLVVLSACETAIGGKLGSGVEILGLGYRIQDAGAGAAIASLWKVSDDGTSELMQKLYKNLSQKNISSSEALRQAQIAMIRSNKKATSRDRTGIRIVETVPSPQVGQLSHPYYWSAFILIGNGF